A part of Arachis hypogaea cultivar Tifrunner chromosome 12, arahy.Tifrunner.gnm2.J5K5, whole genome shotgun sequence genomic DNA contains:
- the LOC112729548 gene encoding uncharacterized protein isoform X1: MSNNNQRLLNPNSNPNPNPNPERVLAIPVKKTDPVELYRPLRELVARKYSESDAEKVESVLETLNKCRSDMVERGDLSLPMQRDCLIHYFKCLCMVEPLFIAISSDADSELINFVWYDAFYSEHNNGVSSQHNSIQLEMAAVVFNIGAVCSQIGASSDRTTALGRHLAMDAFNAAAIFFLKLWKDLVKDVSATLDLTLLFAESLHCLFSAQALELKSQQQLKDNSSSAFEKYRCAVSFQSASEHYQRAYDLIVGDSVATEHVHKFDQTWITHLHQKKEFFQVEARQRLSSVQPISQPLRSFSSICALDHDAESVNEKLVRAICWRVDQWMPKLEGVYLDLVLSEDSPFKIMDGGKLVANPWDMPPPYPTNFAIPSSSSSSSSHILALPLKKSEPLDLYESLRNYFVLKYSESVAKSVEGLLELLNKLRSEMLRDDLSLPLRRDCLIRYFKCLCMIEPLFPMTTSPNPPIFVWYNAFNPQENSSQHNIHLEKASVLFNLGALGSHIALSCDLTTIQGQRIAIDALHDASYWFLILTHEAEKASATIDLSISCTQMLHEIISAQVADLECNFPHPRYASVSAGCPVFVLYRKAFDMSTLGPLAETRVQSLIAQHLLSIMRTCFIEFAPSDVTEQFLIGYCKAAQFLTGYRIPVGCQPPCLDLLSKAGPVMIKDENLVANLSGSDIRIGGDELPGDHSNMAIDQN, translated from the exons ATGAGCAACAATAATCAGAGGTTGTTGAACCCGAACTCGAACCCGAATCCGAATCCGAATCCGGAAAGGGTGCTGGCAATCCCAGTGAAGAAGACTGATCCGGTGGAGCTGTACCGACCGTTACGCGAGTTGGTAGCGAGAAAATACTCAGAGAGCGATGCAGAGAAAGTTGAAAGCGTTCTGGAAACCCTAAACAAATGCCGCAGCGACATGGTGGAGCGGGGGGACCTCTCCCTTCCCATGCAACGTGACTGCCTCATCCACTACTTCAAATGCCTCTGCATGGTTGAGCCACTCTTCATCGCTATCTCCTCCGACGCCGATTCCGAACTTATCAACTTTGTCTGGTACGACGCCTTCTACTCTGAGCATAATAATGGAGTCAGCTCGCAGCACAACAGCATCCAATTGGAGATGGCTGCTGTTGTCTTCAACATTGGCGCCGTATGCAGCCAGATTGGGGCCTCTTCCGACCGCACCACGGCCCTTGGCCGTCACCTTGCAATGGACGCCTTCAATGCCGCCGCCATATTCTTCTTGAAACTCTGGAAGGATCTCGTCAAGGACGTCTCCGCCACCCTCGACTTGACTCTCCTCTTCGCCGAGAGTCTTCACTGCCTCTTCTCCGCTCAGGCTTTGGAGCTCAAATCACAGCAACAACTCAAAGACAACAGCAGTTCGGCTTTCGAAAAATATAGATGTGCCGTTTCGTTTCAATCG gcTTCTGAGCATTATCAGAGAGCGTATGATCTGATAGTAGGTGATTCGGTTGCAACCGAGCATGTCCACAAATTTGACCAAACCTGGATAACTCATCTTCATCAGAAGAAGGAATTCTTTCAAGTGGAGGCACGTCAGAGGCTATCATCCGTCCAACCCATATCCCAGCCACTTAGATCATTCTCATCTATCTGTGCTCTTGATCATGATGCAGAATCTGTCAATGAAAAATTAGTTAGAGCGATTTGCTGGCGTGTGGACCAGTGGATGCCCAAGCTAGAAGGAGTATACCTTGACCTCGTCCTTTCCGAGGACAGCCCTTTCAAGATTATGGATGGTGGAAAGCTGGTAGCTAACCCATGGGACATGCCTCCTCCTTATCCAACGAATTTTGCAATCCCCtcgtcttcgtcttcgtcttcatCACATATTCTGGCATTGCCTTTGAAGAAGAGTGAGCCGTTGGACCTCTATGAGTCCTTGCGCAATTACTTTGTCCTCAAATACTCTGAGAGTGTGGCAAAGAGTGTAGAAGGCCTTCTCGAATTGCTAAACAAATTGCGTAGTGAAATGCTGCGTGATGACCTCTCTCTACCCTTGCGCCGTGACTGCCTCATCCGCTATTTCAAATGCCTTTGCATGATTGAGCCTTTGTTCCCCATGACTACCTCACCCAACCCACCTATCTTTGTTTGGTACAATGCCTTCAACCCACAAGAGAACTCTTCTCAGCACAACATCCATTTGGAGAAGGCCTCTGTTCTCTTCAACCTGGGAGCCCTCGGCTCCCACATTGCTCTCTCCTGCGATCTCACCACCATCCAAGGCCAGCGCATTGCCATAGACGCCTTACATGATGCTTCATATTGGTTCTTAATACTAACGCATGAGGCTGAGAAGGCATCTGCCACCATTGACTTGTCAATAAGCTGCACCCAGATGCTGCACGAGATAATAAGCGCGCAGGTTGCTGACTTGGAATGCAATTTTCCTCATCCCCGTTATGCATCAGTTTCTGCTGGATGTCCT GTTTTTGTGCTTTATCGGAAAGCTTTTGACATGTCGACATTGGGGCCTTTAGCTGAGACTCGTGTTCAATCCTTGATAGCTCAACATCTTCTGTCGATTATGAGAACCTGCTTTATTGAATTTGCTCCTAGTGATGTCACTGAACAATTTCTTATAGGGTATTGTAAGGCTGCACAATTTCTTACAGGGTATCGTATTCCAGTGGGATGTCAACCACCATGCTTGGACCTTCTCTCCAAGGCTGGCCCTGTCATGATTAAGGATGAAAATCTTGTGGCCAACCTTAGTGGCAGTGACATTCGCATTGGAGGAGATGAGCTCCCAGGAGACCACAGTAACATGGCCATAGACCAAAACTGA
- the LOC112729548 gene encoding uncharacterized protein isoform X2, producing MSNNNQRLLNPNSNPNPNPNPERVLAIPVKKTDPVELYRPLRELVARKYSESDAEKVESVLETLNKCRSDMVERGDLSLPMQRDCLIHYFKCLCMVEPLFIAISSDADSELINFVWYDAFYSEHNNGVSSQHNSIQLEMAAVVFNIGAVCSQIGASSDRTTALGRHLAMDAFNAAAIFFLKLWKDLVKDVSATLDLTLLFAESLHCLFSAQALELKSQQQLKDNSSSAFEKYRCAVSFQSASEHYQRAYDLIVGDSVATEHVHKFDQTWITHLHQKKEFFQVEARQRLSSVQPISQPLRSFSSICALDHDAESVNEKLVRAICWRVDQWMPKLEGVYLDLVLSEDSPFKIMDGGKLVANPWDMPPPYPTNFAIPSSSSSSSSHILALPLKKSEPLDLYESLRNYFVLKYSESVAKSVEGLLELLNKLRSEMLRDDLSLPLRRDCLIRYFKCLCMIEPLFPMTTSPNPPIFVWYNAFNPQENSSQHNIHLEKASVLFNLGALGSHIALSCDLTTIQGQRIAIDALHDASYWFLILTHEAEKASATIDLSISCTQMLHEIISAQVFVLYRKAFDMSTLGPLAETRVQSLIAQHLLSIMRTCFIEFAPSDVTEQFLIGYCKAAQFLTGYRIPVGCQPPCLDLLSKAGPVMIKDENLVANLSGSDIRIGGDELPGDHSNMAIDQN from the exons ATGAGCAACAATAATCAGAGGTTGTTGAACCCGAACTCGAACCCGAATCCGAATCCGAATCCGGAAAGGGTGCTGGCAATCCCAGTGAAGAAGACTGATCCGGTGGAGCTGTACCGACCGTTACGCGAGTTGGTAGCGAGAAAATACTCAGAGAGCGATGCAGAGAAAGTTGAAAGCGTTCTGGAAACCCTAAACAAATGCCGCAGCGACATGGTGGAGCGGGGGGACCTCTCCCTTCCCATGCAACGTGACTGCCTCATCCACTACTTCAAATGCCTCTGCATGGTTGAGCCACTCTTCATCGCTATCTCCTCCGACGCCGATTCCGAACTTATCAACTTTGTCTGGTACGACGCCTTCTACTCTGAGCATAATAATGGAGTCAGCTCGCAGCACAACAGCATCCAATTGGAGATGGCTGCTGTTGTCTTCAACATTGGCGCCGTATGCAGCCAGATTGGGGCCTCTTCCGACCGCACCACGGCCCTTGGCCGTCACCTTGCAATGGACGCCTTCAATGCCGCCGCCATATTCTTCTTGAAACTCTGGAAGGATCTCGTCAAGGACGTCTCCGCCACCCTCGACTTGACTCTCCTCTTCGCCGAGAGTCTTCACTGCCTCTTCTCCGCTCAGGCTTTGGAGCTCAAATCACAGCAACAACTCAAAGACAACAGCAGTTCGGCTTTCGAAAAATATAGATGTGCCGTTTCGTTTCAATCG gcTTCTGAGCATTATCAGAGAGCGTATGATCTGATAGTAGGTGATTCGGTTGCAACCGAGCATGTCCACAAATTTGACCAAACCTGGATAACTCATCTTCATCAGAAGAAGGAATTCTTTCAAGTGGAGGCACGTCAGAGGCTATCATCCGTCCAACCCATATCCCAGCCACTTAGATCATTCTCATCTATCTGTGCTCTTGATCATGATGCAGAATCTGTCAATGAAAAATTAGTTAGAGCGATTTGCTGGCGTGTGGACCAGTGGATGCCCAAGCTAGAAGGAGTATACCTTGACCTCGTCCTTTCCGAGGACAGCCCTTTCAAGATTATGGATGGTGGAAAGCTGGTAGCTAACCCATGGGACATGCCTCCTCCTTATCCAACGAATTTTGCAATCCCCtcgtcttcgtcttcgtcttcatCACATATTCTGGCATTGCCTTTGAAGAAGAGTGAGCCGTTGGACCTCTATGAGTCCTTGCGCAATTACTTTGTCCTCAAATACTCTGAGAGTGTGGCAAAGAGTGTAGAAGGCCTTCTCGAATTGCTAAACAAATTGCGTAGTGAAATGCTGCGTGATGACCTCTCTCTACCCTTGCGCCGTGACTGCCTCATCCGCTATTTCAAATGCCTTTGCATGATTGAGCCTTTGTTCCCCATGACTACCTCACCCAACCCACCTATCTTTGTTTGGTACAATGCCTTCAACCCACAAGAGAACTCTTCTCAGCACAACATCCATTTGGAGAAGGCCTCTGTTCTCTTCAACCTGGGAGCCCTCGGCTCCCACATTGCTCTCTCCTGCGATCTCACCACCATCCAAGGCCAGCGCATTGCCATAGACGCCTTACATGATGCTTCATATTGGTTCTTAATACTAACGCATGAGGCTGAGAAGGCATCTGCCACCATTGACTTGTCAATAAGCTGCACCCAGATGCTGCACGAGATAATAAGCGCGCAG GTTTTTGTGCTTTATCGGAAAGCTTTTGACATGTCGACATTGGGGCCTTTAGCTGAGACTCGTGTTCAATCCTTGATAGCTCAACATCTTCTGTCGATTATGAGAACCTGCTTTATTGAATTTGCTCCTAGTGATGTCACTGAACAATTTCTTATAGGGTATTGTAAGGCTGCACAATTTCTTACAGGGTATCGTATTCCAGTGGGATGTCAACCACCATGCTTGGACCTTCTCTCCAAGGCTGGCCCTGTCATGATTAAGGATGAAAATCTTGTGGCCAACCTTAGTGGCAGTGACATTCGCATTGGAGGAGATGAGCTCCCAGGAGACCACAGTAACATGGCCATAGACCAAAACTGA